The genomic window GCAACCCACCATCAGTCACTTAAGTGCCCTCGTTGACCAGCAACTTAAAACTGAAGATGACGAACTGCTAAATGAGATTTTGGATCAGGTTGAAGACCTGGAAATCGATGAGTTAGCACAACTACTTGAAGACAAAGAACTATAAGGGGTACACGGATGGACAAGGGTAGTAAAAGTGTATCAGTTGATGCTCAATTACAGCGTAAGTTAGAAGGCTTATCACCTGAAAAGCGAGCTTTAGTTGAGAAACTACTAGCACAGAAAAAACAGCAGCGTAAAGCGCATACTCAAATATTGCCGACGACAAAAAGTGAGAATGAAATCCCTGTTTCATTCTCTCAGCAACGGTTGTGGTTGCTGGATCAGCTAGAAGGTAGTAGCAGCCATTACAATATTCCTGTGGCACTCAAGTTAATAGGTGATGTCAATGAAAAGGCATTAGAAAAAGCATTAAAGACAATTATTGACCGTCATCAGTCATTGCGTACTGTTTTTTATGGTACGACTGAACAAGCTTTTCAGAAAATAAAAAAATCATGTGACAACTTTTCTTTAGAGGTAAATCATTTACCTAATGAAAAAATAAATAACAAAAACGTAAAAGCACTTGTTGAAGAAGCAGCTGCTGCTTCATTTGATCTGTCAGCAGATACGTTATTGCGTGCACATTTATGGACATTAGCTGAAAATACGTCTGTTTTACTATTAGTTGTTCATCATATTGCTGCTGATGGCTGGTCAATAGGCGTATTAGTTAATGAATTAAACTTGCTTTATCAGGCATTTATTAAAAATCAACTTAGCCCTTTACCAGAGTTACCCATCCAGTATTCGGATTATGCTATTTGGCAGCGTAAGTATTTATCCGGTGTTAACCTAGATGGTCAGCTGAATTACTGGAAACGTCAGCTATTAGATATTCCAAATTTACATAGTTTGCCACTTGATAAGCCAAGACCATCTGAGCAGTCTTACGCAGGTGCTGTTTATCAGACAAAAATTGATAAATACACCACCGATCAATTTAAACGTTTATGCCGTCAGCAAGATGCAACACTTTTTATGGGCATATATACGGTTTTAACCGTATTAATTGCTCGCTATAGTGGCGAAACAGATGTTGTGATTGGTACAACAACGGCAAACCGTGATCAACAAGAAGTCGCTGAGCTAATAGGCTTTTTTGTTAATATGCTGGTATTGCGTATTAATATTGATGAGCAGGCTTCATTTATTCAGTTGCTGGAAGGTTGTAAAAGCGTTGCATTAGGCGCCTTTCGGCATCAACAAACACCCTTTGAAAAGGTAGTTGAAGCGTTAAATCCCAGTCGTGATTTAAGTTATCAGCCATTATTTCAAATAATGTTGGCTGTACAAAATAATCAAGAGGCACAACTTGATTTATCTGGTTTAACATTTTCTGAAATGCCAATAACGGCTCATACGGCAAAGTTTGACTTATC from Spartinivicinus poritis includes these protein-coding regions:
- a CDS encoding condensation domain-containing protein, producing the protein MDKGSKSVSVDAQLQRKLEGLSPEKRALVEKLLAQKKQQRKAHTQILPTTKSENEIPVSFSQQRLWLLDQLEGSSSHYNIPVALKLIGDVNEKALEKALKTIIDRHQSLRTVFYGTTEQAFQKIKKSCDNFSLEVNHLPNEKINNKNVKALVEEAAAASFDLSADTLLRAHLWTLAENTSVLLLVVHHIAADGWSIGVLVNELNLLYQAFIKNQLSPLPELPIQYSDYAIWQRKYLSGVNLDGQLNYWKRQLLDIPNLHSLPLDKPRPSEQSYAGAVYQTKIDKYTTDQFKRLCRQQDATLFMGIYTVLTVLIARYSGETDVVIGTTTANRDQQEVAELIGFFVNMLVLRINIDEQASFIQLLEGCKSVALGAFRHQQTPFEKVVEALNPSRDLSYQPLFQIMLAVQNNQEAQLDLSGLTFSEMPITAHTAKFDLSLNVDEEEGQLVIDWEYCTDLFEASTIERMAASFNQLLISLLANPEQNVFSLPMLSAAEQQRLLMDYNKTAAEYPKAVSLPGLFEA